The following coding sequences lie in one Anaerobranca gottschalkii DSM 13577 genomic window:
- a CDS encoding DUF885 domain-containing protein, translated as MRELVFWVGSLILALLIIWLIRLLYFKPVNINHFFERVMLKFALRYPEILTMIRVLEKFGIYSHNKKLNNLSDKFIQKEIKRIEREFQILKSYDRESLSDKDRLSYDIMEWFLGDSVEGGKYKYHSYPVNQLFGVQNQLPSFMVSFHQINTLRDAKHYIIRLKKFKKAFMEVEEGIEIREKKNIIPPLFVIEKVLMEMENFIMTPAEENILYKNMEKKLKKLNKISPKVQEELLEKTKKAIKDDVYPAYEILINCFKRLKPKGVKDVGVWNLPNGDQYYQYLLKHYTTTELTAEEIYNIGIKEVERIQGEIKDILTRLGYNDNKNVVETLVELGKDERFTYPDTEESREQVLLDYQKIIDRIDSSISDLFNIRPKGKLVVERIPPFKEKTAPGAYYNPPSMDGSRPGIFSVNLLKLPVKWDMESLAIHEGIPGHHFQIAIQQELKNMPTFRRVIPFTAYVEGWALYAEKLAYEKDLFSDDYSKLGYLKSELFRAVRLVIDTGIHYKKWTREQAIEYMLENTGLDETSVVIEVERYIVMPGQATAYKIGELEILRLREKVKKALGEDFDIKQFHDLILKTGAVPLKILGEVVDKYIEKRAC; from the coding sequence TTGAGAGAGTTAGTTTTTTGGGTTGGTAGTTTAATTTTGGCATTACTCATTATTTGGCTAATTCGTTTATTATACTTTAAACCAGTTAATATTAACCACTTTTTTGAACGGGTTATGTTAAAATTTGCCTTAAGGTATCCTGAAATTTTGACTATGATAAGGGTATTAGAAAAGTTTGGGATATATAGTCATAATAAAAAACTCAATAATTTATCAGATAAGTTTATACAAAAGGAAATTAAAAGGATAGAAAGGGAATTTCAAATTCTAAAAAGTTATGATAGGGAGAGTCTTTCTGATAAAGATAGATTATCCTACGATATTATGGAATGGTTTTTAGGGGATTCGGTGGAAGGAGGGAAATATAAATATCATAGCTATCCTGTCAATCAATTGTTTGGAGTGCAAAATCAACTTCCATCCTTTATGGTTTCCTTTCATCAAATCAATACTTTGAGGGATGCTAAACATTATATTATCCGTTTAAAGAAATTTAAAAAGGCATTTATGGAAGTTGAGGAAGGAATTGAAATACGGGAAAAGAAAAATATTATACCACCATTATTTGTTATAGAAAAAGTACTAATGGAAATGGAAAATTTTATTATGACTCCTGCTGAAGAAAATATCTTGTATAAAAATATGGAAAAGAAATTAAAAAAATTAAATAAGATATCCCCAAAAGTGCAGGAAGAACTGTTAGAAAAGACTAAAAAAGCTATTAAAGATGATGTATATCCTGCCTATGAAATATTAATTAACTGTTTTAAAAGGCTCAAACCCAAAGGGGTAAAAGATGTTGGGGTATGGAATTTACCTAATGGAGATCAGTATTATCAATACTTGTTAAAACACTATACCACTACAGAATTAACCGCTGAGGAGATTTATAATATCGGTATTAAAGAAGTAGAAAGGATACAGGGGGAAATTAAGGACATTCTAACTAGACTAGGTTATAATGATAATAAAAATGTCGTTGAAACTTTAGTAGAATTGGGGAAAGATGAAAGATTTACTTATCCAGATACAGAAGAAAGTAGAGAGCAGGTTTTATTAGATTATCAAAAGATAATTGATAGAATAGATTCCAGTATAAGTGATCTTTTTAATATAAGACCCAAGGGGAAATTGGTAGTAGAGCGAATTCCTCCTTTTAAAGAAAAAACGGCACCAGGTGCCTACTATAATCCTCCTTCAATGGATGGTTCCCGACCAGGTATTTTTTCTGTAAATTTACTAAAACTTCCAGTAAAATGGGATATGGAATCACTAGCTATTCACGAAGGAATTCCCGGCCACCATTTTCAAATAGCAATACAACAAGAATTAAAAAATATGCCGACATTTAGAAGGGTCATACCCTTTACTGCCTATGTAGAGGGATGGGCACTATATGCAGAAAAGTTAGCCTATGAAAAGGACCTTTTTTCCGATGATTACAGTAAATTAGGGTATCTGAAATCGGAATTGTTCAGAGCTGTCAGATTGGTTATAGATACGGGCATCCATTATAAAAAATGGACAAGGGAACAAGCAATAGAATATATGTTGGAAAATACAGGGTTAGATGAAACCAGTGTTGTTATAGAAGTGGAACGGTATATAGTGATGCCTGGTCAAGCCACAGCTTATAAAATAGGGGAATTGGAAATCTTGAGGCTGAGGGAAAAGGTGAAAAAAGCTTTAGGGGAGGATTTTGATATTAAACAGTTCCATGATTTAATTCTAAAAACGGGAGCTGTACCACTAAAAATACTAGGAGAAGTAGTAGATAAATATATAGAAAAAAGGGCTTGCTAG
- a CDS encoding ABC transporter ATP-binding protein: MTGNSVIELNGVSKLYKGKAGILNCNLKIPEGQITAFIGKNGAGKTTTIKLIMGFLKPSSGKITVFGKEKNWLNPCKDIGYLPEIFSFPPLYTIHELFSSLAGMRKISYKTIKEDIDVLIELFELKEHLKKNIGAMSKGTKQKVGIIQTLLHKPKLIIFDEPTTGLDPLARNRFFKVIKEYCLKERASIIFSSHELKELSDQANYYSFFHQNEIIDSIPAEEILQTEEKTKIFTDKDIDEEIYRNLPEKEKIIVEKNKIIFPKDNDNTFLNQIISILIGSGVNIKDIQNKNSLTVEEYYFNLLKKKGAM; the protein is encoded by the coding sequence ATGACTGGAAATAGTGTTATAGAGTTAAATGGTGTTTCAAAACTTTATAAAGGTAAGGCAGGAATATTAAACTGTAACTTAAAGATTCCAGAAGGACAAATAACTGCTTTTATAGGCAAGAATGGTGCTGGTAAAACAACTACTATAAAGTTGATTATGGGTTTTCTAAAGCCATCTAGTGGCAAAATCACTGTATTTGGCAAAGAAAAAAACTGGTTAAATCCTTGTAAAGATATCGGTTATTTACCAGAAATTTTTTCTTTTCCTCCCCTTTACACTATCCATGAACTATTTTCAAGTTTAGCTGGTATGAGAAAAATTTCTTATAAAACAATAAAAGAAGATATTGATGTACTAATCGAGTTGTTTGAATTAAAGGAACACCTTAAAAAAAATATTGGAGCAATGTCTAAAGGAACAAAACAAAAAGTTGGTATAATACAAACACTCCTTCATAAACCCAAACTAATAATTTTCGATGAACCAACTACCGGTTTAGATCCCTTAGCTAGAAACCGTTTTTTTAAAGTAATTAAAGAATATTGTCTAAAAGAAAGGGCTAGTATTATCTTTAGTTCCCATGAATTGAAAGAATTAAGTGATCAAGCTAACTATTATTCCTTCTTCCATCAAAACGAAATAATTGATAGTATCCCAGCAGAAGAAATCCTTCAAACTGAGGAAAAAACAAAAATTTTTACTGACAAAGACATTGATGAGGAAATTTATAGAAATTTACCGGAAAAAGAAAAAATAATTGTAGAAAAAAATAAAATAATTTTTCCTAAGGATAATGATAATACTTTTCTTAATCAAATTATCTCTATACTTATAGGTTCAGGGGTTAATATCAAAGATATTCAAAATAAAAACTCCCTTACAGTAGAGGAATATTATTTTAACTTATTGAAGAAGAAGGGAGCGATGTAG
- the asnA gene encoding aspartate--ammonia ligase, whose protein sequence is MLKKFAPQKYCSLLDIKETEVAIKAIKDYFERKLAEELNLTRVSAPLFVKSDSGLNDDLSGKEQPVSFSVPSTGGQYFEIVHSLAKWKRMALARYGFEVGEGLYTDMNAIRKDEKLGNLHSIYVDQWDWEKIITPEQRNKDTLKMTVKKIYRVFKSTEVFITNLYPQIKPTLPEEIFFITTQELENLYPHLSPKERENAITKEKGAVFLMEIGDTLKSGIKHDDRAPDYDDWKLNGDILFWYPVLNCAVELSSMGIRVDKHSLIDQLQKAGQTERLNLEFHQMLISDKLPLTMGGGIGQSRICLFFLKKAHIGEVQASIWPEEIIKECESLGIQLL, encoded by the coding sequence ATGCTAAAGAAATTTGCCCCACAAAAATACTGTTCCCTACTGGATATTAAAGAAACGGAAGTTGCCATCAAAGCTATTAAAGATTATTTTGAAAGAAAGCTGGCAGAAGAGTTAAATTTGACCCGGGTATCTGCCCCTTTGTTTGTAAAATCAGATTCTGGCCTAAATGATGATTTAAGTGGTAAAGAACAGCCGGTATCCTTTTCTGTACCATCTACCGGTGGTCAGTATTTTGAAATAGTCCATTCTCTAGCAAAGTGGAAGCGAATGGCATTGGCCCGCTATGGTTTTGAAGTAGGTGAAGGTTTGTATACCGATATGAATGCCATTAGAAAAGATGAAAAATTAGGAAACCTCCATTCTATTTACGTTGATCAATGGGATTGGGAAAAAATCATTACACCAGAGCAGCGGAACAAGGATACTTTGAAAATGACTGTAAAGAAAATATATAGGGTTTTTAAATCTACAGAAGTTTTTATAACTAACCTTTATCCTCAAATAAAACCTACCCTGCCAGAAGAAATATTTTTTATCACAACCCAAGAATTAGAAAACCTCTACCCCCATCTATCCCCAAAAGAACGGGAAAATGCCATTACTAAAGAAAAAGGGGCGGTCTTTCTTATGGAAATCGGTGATACATTAAAGTCTGGCATAAAACATGATGACAGAGCCCCTGACTATGACGATTGGAAGTTAAATGGAGATATCCTCTTTTGGTACCCTGTCCTTAATTGTGCCGTTGAACTTTCATCTATGGGAATCAGAGTGGATAAACATTCCTTAATCGACCAATTACAAAAGGCTGGTCAGACAGAAAGGCTTAATTTAGAATTTCACCAAATGCTGATCTCAGATAAACTTCCTTTAACTATGGGTGGTGGGATAGGTCAATCCCGGATTTGCCTGTTTTTCTTAAAAAAAGCCCATATTGGGGAAGTACAGGCTAGTATCTGGCCAGAAGAGATTATAAAGGAATGTGAAAGTTTAGGTATTCAATTATTATAA
- a CDS encoding OsmC family protein → MGAAGGEGSAPTPFDLFLSSIATCAGVYALGFCQSKGLSTEGLKLMNPPNFQIITSK, encoded by the coding sequence ATTGGAGCCGCTGGTGGAGAAGGTTCAGCTCCAACTCCCTTTGATTTGTTTTTAAGTTCTATAGCTACCTGTGCTGGTGTTTATGCTTTAGGATTTTGTCAGAGCAAAGGGTTATCTACCGAAGGGTTAAAACTGATGAATCCCCCTAACTTTCAAATTATTACGTCTAAATAA
- a CDS encoding ferritin-like domain-containing protein, whose translation MKEIKLVLENKIGDTKGTELERVVKQNFTGETSEVGIYLAMARQAQREGYPEIAEILKTIAWEEAEHAARFAEFNGLIQEDLFANIKQMLEGEIFANQGKKEAGDKAQELGLNDVRDYFYESSKDEGRHARILEGILKRYNKF comes from the coding sequence ATGAAAGAAATTAAATTAGTTTTGGAGAATAAAATAGGTGATACTAAAGGAACAGAATTGGAAAGGGTAGTAAAACAAAACTTTACAGGAGAAACTTCTGAAGTAGGTATATATTTAGCTATGGCAAGGCAGGCACAAAGGGAGGGGTATCCTGAAATAGCTGAAATATTAAAAACTATCGCCTGGGAAGAAGCAGAGCATGCTGCCCGCTTTGCTGAATTTAACGGATTGATACAGGAGGATTTATTTGCCAATATAAAACAAATGTTAGAAGGAGAAATTTTTGCAAATCAAGGGAAAAAAGAGGCAGGGGATAAAGCACAAGAATTAGGTCTTAATGATGTGAGGGACTACTTTTATGAATCTTCAAAAGATGAAGGGCGACATGCCAGAATATTAGAGGGAATATTAAAAAGGTATAATAAGTTCTAA
- a CDS encoding ABC transporter ATP-binding protein, producing MANVRLIDVCKKYDNGVLAVNNVNLEIRDKEFVVFVGPSGCGKSTTLRMIAGLEDITDGEIYIDNLKANDVPAKDRDIAMVFQNYALYPHMTVEENMGFALKLRKESKKEIKEKVMEAAKLLQLEDLLSRKPKELSGGQRQRVALGRAIVRNPKVFLMDEPLSNLDAKLRTEMRSVIMKLHKRLQATFIYVTHDQVEAMTMGDRIVVMNKGVVQQFDTPQNLYNNPKNLFVATFLGSPQMNTIECQLYKNEKGYFALLKNNDTIMIPFEKGKMLEKRGYVGKEVILGIRPEHITKKENEEINDEIELQGKVILREIMGSETFVHIQLGTQQIISKFTEGMDAKIDDNIEVILNSKKIFFFDKDTQENIFFSDR from the coding sequence ATGGCAAATGTAAGATTAATAGATGTATGTAAGAAATATGATAATGGTGTTCTAGCAGTAAATAACGTAAATTTGGAAATTAGAGATAAAGAATTTGTCGTTTTTGTAGGGCCATCCGGTTGTGGAAAATCGACAACTTTGCGGATGATTGCAGGTTTGGAGGATATAACCGATGGTGAAATATATATTGATAATCTAAAGGCTAATGATGTTCCGGCGAAAGATAGGGATATTGCTATGGTTTTTCAAAACTATGCCTTGTATCCCCATATGACTGTGGAAGAAAATATGGGTTTTGCATTAAAACTTAGAAAAGAATCTAAAAAAGAGATTAAAGAAAAAGTTATGGAAGCAGCTAAACTCCTTCAGCTAGAAGATTTACTTTCAAGAAAGCCTAAAGAGCTCTCCGGTGGTCAACGGCAGCGGGTTGCATTAGGTAGAGCTATTGTAAGAAACCCTAAAGTTTTTTTAATGGATGAGCCACTATCTAATTTAGATGCCAAATTGAGGACAGAAATGAGAAGTGTAATAATGAAATTACATAAAAGGTTACAGGCTACTTTTATTTATGTAACCCATGACCAAGTAGAAGCGATGACTATGGGGGATAGAATCGTAGTGATGAATAAAGGGGTAGTACAGCAATTCGATACCCCTCAAAATTTATATAATAACCCCAAGAATTTATTTGTGGCTACTTTTTTAGGTAGCCCACAAATGAATACAATAGAATGTCAATTGTATAAAAATGAAAAAGGATATTTTGCTTTATTAAAGAACAATGATACCATTATGATTCCCTTTGAAAAAGGAAAAATGCTAGAAAAAAGGGGCTATGTTGGAAAAGAGGTTATTTTAGGTATACGTCCGGAACATATTACCAAAAAGGAAAATGAAGAGATAAATGATGAAATTGAGTTACAAGGAAAAGTTATTTTAAGGGAAATAATGGGATCTGAAACCTTTGTCCATATTCAATTAGGTACTCAACAGATTATAAGTAAATTTACCGAAGGTATGGATGCAAAAATAGATGATAATATAGAAGTTATCCTAAACTCCAAGAAAATTTTCTTTTTTGATAAAGATACCCAAGAAAACATATTTTTTAGTGATAGATAA
- the pgmB gene encoding beta-phosphoglucomutase — protein MILPKGVIFDLDGVIVDTAEFHYLAWKNLGKRLGISIDREFNERLKGVSRLESLELILERGKVEKKFTKEEKEKLAEEKNNEYISLIQSITPKDILPGIGSLLEKLKINKIKIGLASASLNAERVIKLLKVDSYFDYIADPKKVGRGKPEPDIFLDVANGLNIQALECVGIEDAQAGIDGIKKAGMFAVGIGKTPLLNVDFQVENTDDLTFELLVEKYNNWLNQKIEIK, from the coding sequence ATGATTTTACCAAAAGGAGTTATATTTGATTTAGACGGCGTTATAGTTGATACAGCTGAATTTCACTATTTAGCTTGGAAAAACCTAGGTAAAAGACTGGGGATAAGTATCGATAGAGAATTTAATGAAAGATTAAAAGGGGTTAGTAGGTTAGAATCCCTAGAGCTAATTTTGGAGCGTGGAAAGGTTGAGAAAAAGTTTACTAAAGAAGAAAAAGAAAAATTAGCAGAAGAAAAAAATAACGAGTATATAAGTTTAATACAATCTATTACCCCAAAGGATATTTTGCCGGGGATAGGAAGCTTATTAGAAAAATTAAAAATAAATAAGATTAAAATAGGTTTAGCATCTGCATCATTAAATGCAGAAAGAGTAATAAAATTGTTAAAAGTAGATAGTTATTTTGATTATATAGCTGATCCTAAAAAAGTGGGAAGGGGTAAACCAGAGCCAGATATTTTTTTAGATGTTGCAAATGGTTTAAATATCCAAGCTTTAGAATGTGTAGGGATAGAAGATGCCCAAGCAGGTATAGATGGTATAAAAAAAGCAGGAATGTTTGCTGTGGGAATAGGAAAAACACCTTTATTAAATGTAGATTTTCAAGTGGAGAATACTGATGATTTAACCTTTGAATTATTGGTAGAAAAATACAACAATTGGTTAAATCAAAAGATTGAAATAAAATAA